One part of the Chryseobacterium sp. 7 genome encodes these proteins:
- a CDS encoding EpsG family protein yields the protein MSLLHPYFIIAIIYMLIFSFQEVYSGKTNKLALYVLAAYLVILAGFRDDVGPDYGSYKGIYIYSDTKDYVSIIFAALSLKGGPQIVELEWLYVLINKILLNVFNAPFYMLTFVVAALVTFFKTKFAEENTHYPFTFLLFVFVPGFFIGESGQIRQNLGCFMAYYAIRYIKQRRLWMYLFWIYLAAGIHNVCYLMVPMYWIARVPLNKMWMILFILASIFMSPFEVYRYFGDFLGNFASQSTLVDGFNGYVDESVQRLNGGFGVPEAMLAISTFFLFVFDTKMKEKYPYYEYHRNYTVIGICFYFIFRNNPIFSSRLTGAFLAFTYILIPNTMFVVSEQVRKLIHAFLMALVIFNFVVFSSFRNIKAGRFTIELYKNHILP from the coding sequence ATGAGTTTATTACATCCTTATTTTATAATTGCAATCATATATATGCTGATTTTCAGTTTTCAGGAAGTGTATTCCGGGAAGACTAATAAGCTGGCATTGTATGTTTTGGCTGCATATCTTGTTATTCTTGCGGGTTTTCGAGATGATGTAGGGCCGGATTATGGTAGTTATAAAGGGATTTATATATATTCTGATACGAAAGACTATGTAAGTATTATTTTTGCGGCACTTTCACTTAAAGGAGGACCTCAGATAGTAGAGCTGGAATGGTTATATGTTTTGATCAATAAGATTCTCCTTAATGTTTTCAATGCGCCCTTTTATATGCTCACCTTTGTAGTAGCTGCGCTTGTAACATTTTTTAAAACAAAATTTGCCGAAGAAAATACACATTATCCTTTTACATTTTTGCTTTTCGTTTTTGTTCCCGGATTTTTTATTGGAGAAAGTGGACAGATCAGGCAGAATCTAGGGTGTTTCATGGCGTATTATGCCATACGATATATCAAACAGCGAAGATTGTGGATGTATCTTTTCTGGATTTATCTTGCCGCAGGAATTCATAATGTGTGTTATCTTATGGTTCCTATGTATTGGATTGCCCGTGTTCCGCTTAATAAAATGTGGATGATTCTCTTTATTTTGGCTTCAATTTTTATGTCACCATTTGAAGTTTACAGGTATTTTGGTGATTTTTTAGGAAATTTTGCATCACAAAGTACTTTGGTAGACGGTTTCAATGGATATGTGGATGAAAGTGTGCAAAGATTGAATGGAGGATTTGGGGTACCGGAGGCCATGTTGGCCATCTCCACCTTTTTCCTTTTTGTTTTTGATACCAAAATGAAAGAGAAATATCCTTATTACGAGTATCACAGAAATTATACCGTCATTGGGATCTGTTTCTATTTTATTTTTAGAAATAATCCTATTTTCTCTTCCAGGTTAACAGGGGCATTCCTTGCTTTTACTTATATACTGATTCCGAATACCATGTTTGTGGTTTCTGAACAGGTGAGGAAATTAATTCATGCATTTCTTATGGCCTTGGTTATCTTCAACTTTGTTGTATTCTCATCCTTTAGAAACATTAAAGCAGGTCGATTTACCATAGAGCTTTATAAGAATCATATTCTTCCGTAA
- a CDS encoding bacteriocin-like protein: MKNLRQLTKNQLKTVKGGLTAYISCANGTNGQIRNVGVNTDIASSAEQICGGNDYEVII, translated from the coding sequence ATGAAAAATTTAAGACAACTTACAAAAAATCAATTGAAAACTGTAAAAGGAGGTTTAACTGCTTATATTTCGTGTGCTAACGGTACGAATGGCCAGATACGTAATGTAGGGGTTAATACTGATATTGCAAGCTCTGCTGAGCAGATTTGCGGAGGTAATGATTATGAAGTTATTATCTAA
- a CDS encoding beta-ketoacyl-ACP synthase III: MYDVFITKASKYLPNEPVANDEMETYLGLINDAPSKAKSLILRNNKITTRYYALDKEGNPTHSNAQLTAKAIEGLFDENFKKEDMKLLSVGTTSPDQIQPSHASMVHGELNIGKSIEINTSTGLCNSGMNALNYGFLSVKAGVQENAVCAGSERMSAWMTADKFNHEAENLKLLEERPIIAFKREFLRWMLSDGAGAFLLENKPRENSTSLRVEFIDFYSYAHEIEACMYAGCDKLEDGSLKSWADYPSDEWLKQSIFAIKQDTKILDKYILVKGAESLRSSFDKHNLDPEKIDHVLAHISSGYFKDGLKEEFAKKGMDFPAEKWFYNLSEVGNIGAGSIFIALEELMNSGTLKKGEKVLLCVPESGRFAYSCALLTVC; the protein is encoded by the coding sequence ATGTACGACGTATTTATAACAAAAGCATCAAAATACTTACCCAATGAGCCGGTAGCGAATGATGAAATGGAGACTTATCTTGGGCTTATCAATGATGCGCCATCTAAAGCAAAATCACTTATCCTAAGAAATAATAAAATTACAACCAGATACTACGCTTTAGATAAAGAAGGAAATCCTACACACTCTAATGCGCAGCTTACTGCAAAAGCAATTGAAGGACTTTTTGATGAAAACTTCAAAAAGGAAGACATGAAGTTATTATCTGTAGGAACTACTTCACCAGACCAGATACAGCCGTCTCACGCTTCTATGGTACATGGTGAACTGAACATCGGAAAATCTATTGAAATTAATACTTCAACAGGTCTTTGCAACTCTGGAATGAATGCCCTGAACTATGGATTTCTATCTGTAAAAGCAGGCGTACAGGAAAATGCAGTGTGTGCAGGCTCCGAAAGAATGTCTGCATGGATGACTGCTGATAAATTCAACCATGAGGCTGAAAATTTAAAATTACTGGAAGAAAGACCTATTATTGCTTTCAAAAGAGAATTCCTGAGATGGATGCTTTCTGACGGAGCAGGTGCGTTTCTTTTAGAAAATAAACCGAGAGAAAACAGTACTTCTTTAAGAGTAGAATTCATTGATTTCTATTCTTATGCTCACGAAATTGAAGCTTGCATGTATGCAGGATGCGATAAGCTGGAAGACGGAAGCCTGAAATCCTGGGCAGATTACCCTTCTGATGAATGGTTAAAACAGTCTATTTTCGCTATCAAACAAGACACTAAAATTCTTGATAAATACATCCTGGTAAAAGGAGCAGAAAGTTTAAGATCATCTTTTGACAAGCACAATTTGGATCCCGAAAAAATTGACCACGTATTGGCTCACATTTCTTCAGGCTACTTTAAAGACGGACTGAAAGAAGAGTTTGCTAAAAAAGGAATGGATTTCCCTGCAGAGAAATGGTTCTATAACCTTTCTGAGGTTGGAAACATCGGAGCCGGATCAATATTTATTGCTCTTGAAGAATTAATGAATTCCGGAACTTTGAAAAAAGGAGAAAAAGTACTTCTTTGTGTTCCTGAAAGTGGAAGATTCGCTTATTCTTGTGCTTTATTAACGGTTTGCTAA
- a CDS encoding MMPL family transporter: MHRFFIFLYYLISKNKILSVLTALGVAALCLFFASKINFEEDINQIIPKNEKSDLTAKVLKQLNFSDKIIVIIENRSGEDNFQLSETADAFLKKIEPLQKYIGSVQGKVNDHEISETFDFVNQNLPLFLNESDYQEIDRKLQKDSIASQVENNYISLVSPTSLVTKEFIKKDPLGLTFLGIKKLNALNISKDFKLEDSYIVTKDGKNLLLFIDPKNKSNDTKANEAFVDQLNLIKNGINKQFKGKTEISYFGSPVIAVANAKQIKKDIQNTVVISMTVLLILLIYYFRNFFTPIIVFLPTVFSVLLALLVLYFIKDKISAISLSVGAILIGITIDYALHILTHYKHNNNIEELYKEITQPIILSSATTAVSFLCLVFVRSEALKDLGLFAAITVILSSISALIIVPQLYKPKEKGEHLNTNFIDKIGSYPYEKNKPLIIGCSVIILACLFGFRHVGFNEDIGDLNYIPKELKISEAKLQKLSDITSKSIYTISYGNSEEQALTRNSELSSFLEKEKKEGKILSYNSIGSIVLSEKDQQKKIEKWNSFWNDTKKNQTLSELVSNGNKFGFNSSAFDSFNEALHKNYASLTLKDYEKIKALQISEFMNNENGFYTVSNVVKVDEKKRDAFIKDIEKKHDAIAIDRQQMNENFLGLLKRDFNTLINYSLLAIVLTIIVFFRNFELTVLTMFPIVLTGVVTAGILYFLGLELNIFSTVVCTLVFGVGDDFSIFLTQAMQKEHTTGKNELPTYRTSIILAVFTTILSIGSLIFAKHPALHSLALVALIGMFSVIIITSTLYPFWFRLFITNRAKKGLSPITLRLLLNSVLSFLYYGLGGLLFSAFGSFFVKNSQGKMLNMIKLILAKFLTSVLYSNPFVKKKVIKNTAEDFSKPAVIIANHTSFLDTLAIAMATHKIIYLVNDWVYDSPVFGKLVKALGFYPVSQGIENGMVQLKGKIAQGYSLVVFPEAERSYTNDVKRFHKGAFYLAEQFGLDILPLYIHGNSEVLPKGDFIIYDGSITVKVGNRISKDDMSFGKNYSERTKKINAYFREEFAKLREEIEDENYFKSKLFLSYLYKDAEVVKEVKEDFNANKSVYFELNKHIPNDANILHIADDFGQKDALLTLYQASRRVFSLIKNDDKRATAAHSYLVKRRKIQYIKDLSEVNKKIDVLLVSNDSFTWNDIQDLPEKIIFVNTKNAVPENDNYALEFSSESLKVFNTK; encoded by the coding sequence ATGCATCGCTTTTTTATATTTTTATATTATCTGATTTCCAAAAATAAAATACTATCTGTACTCACAGCATTAGGAGTGGCTGCTTTATGTTTATTTTTTGCATCAAAGATCAATTTTGAGGAAGACATCAACCAGATTATTCCAAAAAATGAAAAATCTGATCTTACCGCCAAAGTTCTTAAACAGCTTAATTTTTCGGACAAAATTATTGTTATCATAGAAAATAGATCCGGCGAAGATAACTTTCAGCTTTCGGAAACAGCTGATGCTTTTTTGAAAAAGATAGAACCTTTACAGAAATATATCGGTTCTGTGCAGGGCAAAGTGAATGATCATGAAATTTCAGAAACATTTGATTTTGTTAATCAGAATTTACCTTTATTCCTTAATGAGAGTGATTATCAGGAAATTGACCGCAAACTTCAAAAAGACAGCATCGCCAGTCAGGTAGAGAACAATTATATTTCTTTGGTTTCCCCTACCAGCCTTGTTACAAAGGAATTTATAAAAAAAGATCCTCTGGGACTTACCTTTTTAGGAATCAAAAAACTGAATGCTTTAAACATCAGTAAAGATTTTAAACTGGAAGACAGTTATATTGTAACCAAAGACGGTAAAAATCTCTTGCTTTTCATTGATCCTAAAAATAAAAGCAATGACACAAAAGCCAACGAAGCATTTGTAGATCAGCTTAATTTGATAAAAAACGGAATTAATAAACAGTTTAAAGGAAAAACGGAGATCAGTTATTTCGGTTCTCCGGTGATTGCTGTGGCCAATGCAAAGCAGATTAAAAAAGACATTCAGAATACAGTAGTGATTTCTATGACGGTTCTTCTGATTCTTCTGATCTATTATTTCAGAAATTTCTTTACCCCCATCATCGTTTTTTTACCAACCGTATTTTCCGTATTACTCGCTTTACTGGTTCTTTATTTTATTAAAGATAAGATTTCCGCTATTTCATTAAGTGTTGGTGCCATTCTGATTGGAATTACTATAGATTATGCTTTGCACATTCTTACCCATTATAAGCATAACAATAATATTGAAGAGCTTTACAAAGAGATTACACAACCTATTATATTAAGTAGTGCAACCACTGCCGTTTCTTTCTTATGCCTGGTTTTTGTACGTTCTGAAGCATTGAAGGATTTGGGGCTTTTTGCAGCAATTACAGTGATTCTTTCTTCCATTTCAGCTTTAATTATTGTTCCTCAGTTGTACAAACCCAAAGAGAAAGGAGAACACCTTAATACGAACTTCATCGACAAAATTGGGTCTTATCCTTACGAGAAAAACAAACCGTTGATCATAGGATGTTCCGTTATTATTCTTGCCTGCCTGTTCGGATTCAGGCACGTAGGCTTCAATGAAGACATCGGTGATCTGAATTATATCCCGAAAGAACTTAAAATAAGCGAGGCAAAACTGCAGAAGCTTTCTGATATCACGTCAAAGTCCATTTACACCATCTCTTATGGAAACTCTGAAGAACAGGCATTGACCAGAAATTCTGAACTGAGCAGCTTCCTTGAAAAAGAAAAAAAAGAAGGTAAAATATTAAGCTACAATTCTATCGGAAGCATTGTTCTTTCAGAAAAAGACCAGCAAAAAAAGATTGAGAAGTGGAACAGTTTCTGGAATGATACCAAGAAAAACCAAACTCTTTCCGAACTGGTCAGCAACGGCAACAAATTCGGGTTCAACAGTTCTGCTTTTGATAGTTTCAATGAAGCACTGCATAAAAATTACGCTTCATTAACTCTGAAAGATTATGAGAAAATAAAAGCGCTCCAGATTTCAGAATTTATGAATAATGAAAATGGCTTTTACACGGTTTCGAATGTGGTAAAAGTAGACGAAAAGAAACGGGATGCCTTCATTAAAGATATTGAAAAGAAACATGATGCTATTGCCATTGACCGCCAGCAGATGAATGAAAATTTCCTGGGTCTGCTGAAAAGAGATTTCAATACACTCATCAACTATTCTCTTTTAGCCATTGTTCTGACGATTATTGTATTCTTCAGAAATTTTGAATTAACCGTTCTTACCATGTTCCCGATTGTTTTAACGGGAGTTGTAACGGCAGGAATTCTTTATTTCTTAGGTTTAGAATTAAATATTTTCAGTACTGTCGTGTGTACCCTGGTGTTTGGAGTAGGAGACGATTTCAGTATTTTCCTTACCCAAGCCATGCAAAAAGAGCACACTACAGGAAAAAATGAATTACCTACTTACAGAACTTCCATTATCCTTGCAGTCTTCACTACTATCCTTTCTATTGGATCTTTGATCTTTGCTAAGCATCCTGCTCTGCACTCTTTAGCTTTGGTTGCATTGATAGGAATGTTCTCCGTAATTATCATTACCTCCACCCTATACCCTTTCTGGTTCAGGTTATTCATTACCAACCGGGCAAAAAAAGGGCTTTCTCCGATTACGTTGAGATTATTACTGAATTCGGTCTTATCATTTTTATATTACGGACTTGGTGGACTTCTATTTTCAGCTTTCGGAAGCTTCTTTGTGAAAAATTCCCAAGGGAAAATGCTGAATATGATCAAACTTATTTTAGCTAAATTTTTAACTTCTGTCCTTTATTCTAATCCATTTGTAAAGAAGAAGGTCATTAAAAATACAGCTGAAGATTTCAGCAAACCTGCCGTTATTATTGCCAACCACACCTCTTTCCTGGATACATTGGCTATTGCAATGGCTACCCACAAAATTATTTATCTGGTGAATGACTGGGTATACGATTCTCCTGTTTTTGGAAAACTGGTAAAGGCACTTGGATTTTATCCCGTCTCACAAGGAATCGAAAATGGGATGGTTCAACTGAAAGGAAAAATTGCACAGGGATACTCTCTTGTGGTATTTCCCGAAGCAGAACGTTCATATACCAATGATGTGAAGAGATTTCATAAAGGTGCATTTTATCTGGCTGAGCAATTCGGGTTAGACATCTTGCCTCTTTACATTCATGGAAACTCAGAAGTATTGCCGAAAGGAGATTTCATTATTTACGATGGAAGCATTACCGTAAAGGTAGGAAACAGAATCAGCAAAGACGATATGAGCTTCGGCAAAAACTATTCTGAAAGAACCAAAAAGATCAATGCTTATTTCAGAGAAGAATTTGCAAAGCTGAGAGAAGAGATAGAGGATGAGAATTATTTTAAAAGTAAATTATTCCTGAGCTATCTTTATAAAGACGCTGAAGTGGTAAAAGAAGTAAAAGAAGACTTTAATGCAAATAAATCAGTATATTTCGAGCTTAATAAGCACATACCCAATGATGCCAACATTCTTCATATAGCTGATGATTTCGGACAGAAAGACGCTTTATTAACCTTATACCAAGCAAGCCGAAGAGTGTTTTCTCTGATAAAAAATGATGATAAAAGAGCAACGGCTGCTCATAGCTATCTGGTAAAAAGAAGAAAGATCCAGTATATAAAAGACCTTTCGGAGGTGAATAAGAAGATTGATGTGCTATTGGTCTCAAATGATAGCTTCACATGGAATGATATCCAGGATCTTCCTGAAAAAATCATTTTTGTCAATACGAAAAATGCGGTGCCTGAAAATGATAATTATGCACTGGAATTTAGTTCTGAATCATTAAAAGTATTTAACACTAAATAA
- a CDS encoding ABC transporter permease, whose protein sequence is MLLYKLWRSFIKEILLLKRDIGGIVIIFVMPLLLIVTITLIQDSTFKNLEGSKIPIIFIDQDKSEVSKNIKAELENSKTFQLLTNFNEKSAQDAVFSGDYQMAIVIPENLTKDLNSNIDSKVQTIVSSFGLEGDSAKVKTAAPKTKEIHLYFDPATNAGFKNSVMNSVNKMVFEIENKKIYKAFQEQLGTTENLDENKNLISFKEITPKKGEMDVMPNSVQHNVPAWTLFAIFFIVVPLSINLVKEKSQGTSVRARISPTPYFVHILGKTFTYLIICIIQFLLMVAVGIYLFPYMDLPAFDVSGKMFQLITVTLFAGLAAIGFGVLLGTIADTQEQSAPFGATSVVVLAAIGGIWVPVFLMPEFMQTVAKFSPMNWGLNAYYDIILRNSGIGGIAKELVFLFLFYIATVAISIFYEKKQNAV, encoded by the coding sequence ATGTTGTTGTATAAACTGTGGAGAAGTTTTATTAAGGAAATTCTTCTGCTAAAAAGAGATATTGGAGGAATCGTCATCATCTTTGTGATGCCTTTGCTTTTGATTGTAACCATTACCCTTATTCAGGATTCTACCTTTAAAAACCTTGAAGGATCAAAGATTCCGATCATTTTTATTGATCAGGACAAATCTGAAGTTTCAAAAAATATAAAAGCGGAACTGGAAAACAGCAAAACATTCCAGCTGCTAACCAATTTCAATGAAAAATCTGCTCAGGATGCGGTCTTTTCCGGAGATTATCAGATGGCGATTGTCATTCCGGAAAATTTAACGAAAGATTTAAATTCCAATATTGATTCTAAAGTTCAGACCATTGTAAGTTCTTTCGGACTGGAAGGAGATTCTGCAAAAGTAAAAACAGCAGCTCCCAAAACCAAAGAAATTCATTTGTACTTTGACCCTGCTACCAATGCCGGATTCAAGAACTCTGTGATGAATTCTGTGAATAAAATGGTTTTTGAAATTGAAAATAAAAAGATTTACAAAGCATTCCAGGAGCAGCTGGGAACTACCGAAAATCTTGATGAAAATAAAAACCTCATCAGCTTTAAAGAAATCACACCCAAAAAAGGAGAAATGGACGTAATGCCGAATTCTGTTCAGCATAATGTTCCTGCATGGACGCTTTTTGCGATCTTTTTTATTGTAGTTCCTTTATCCATCAATCTGGTAAAAGAAAAAAGTCAGGGAACAAGTGTAAGAGCAAGAATAAGCCCTACGCCTTATTTTGTCCATATTTTAGGAAAAACATTTACGTATCTGATCATCTGTATCATTCAGTTTTTATTGATGGTTGCTGTAGGTATTTATCTTTTCCCTTATATGGATCTTCCGGCTTTTGATGTATCCGGAAAAATGTTCCAGCTGATAACAGTAACGCTGTTTGCAGGATTGGCTGCCATCGGATTTGGAGTTTTATTAGGAACTATAGCCGATACACAGGAACAGTCTGCCCCATTTGGAGCAACGTCTGTAGTGGTTTTGGCTGCTATTGGCGGAATCTGGGTTCCTGTATTTTTAATGCCGGAATTCATGCAGACCGTAGCCAAATTCTCTCCTATGAACTGGGGACTGAACGCCTATTATGATATTATTTTAAGAAACAGCGGAATTGGCGGAATTGCCAAAGAACTGGTTTTCCTCTTCTTATTCTATATTGCCACCGTAGCCATTTCCATTTTTTACGAAAAAAAACAAAATGCAGTCTAA
- a CDS encoding dialkylrecorsinol condensing enzyme DarA: MKKNILVIYYSQTGQLEDIVRNIAKPFDARKEAYDITYYNIQLKEDFPFPWPGDVFFNTFPESYLQIPKEILPPSEEILNKKYDLILFGYQVWYLTPSIPIISFLKSDYASRILKDTPVVTISGTRNMWMLSQEKLKVYLRDLQAKLVGNIALVDRHDNYTSVLTILRWLTTGQKEKSGMLPAAGVSDEEIIGSVKYGEIIERHFKNNDLNNLQPDLVKNGAIEIRAFLVRVEKVGNKIFTVWSNLIIKKKEKRPLLIKFFKVYLMAAIWIISPVVLVLHLLTTPIFWFKRQKQKRYLQGINLK; encoded by the coding sequence ATGAAGAAAAATATACTTGTCATATATTATTCACAAACCGGACAACTTGAAGATATTGTGAGAAACATAGCCAAACCTTTTGATGCTCGAAAGGAAGCTTATGATATTACGTACTACAACATTCAGCTCAAAGAAGATTTTCCTTTTCCATGGCCGGGTGATGTTTTTTTCAATACTTTTCCTGAATCTTATTTACAGATTCCCAAAGAAATCCTTCCGCCTTCAGAAGAAATTCTGAACAAAAAGTATGACCTTATTCTTTTTGGATATCAGGTATGGTATCTCACACCATCCATTCCTATTATTTCGTTCTTAAAGAGTGATTATGCGTCACGTATTCTTAAAGATACTCCTGTAGTCACCATCTCCGGAACCAGAAATATGTGGATGCTTTCCCAGGAAAAATTAAAAGTATACTTAAGAGATTTACAGGCTAAGCTTGTAGGAAATATTGCATTGGTTGACAGGCACGACAATTATACAAGTGTACTGACTATTCTTCGCTGGCTTACAACAGGACAGAAAGAAAAATCAGGAATGCTTCCCGCTGCAGGGGTTTCTGATGAGGAAATCATAGGATCGGTAAAGTATGGCGAGATTATTGAAAGACATTTTAAGAATAATGATCTCAATAATTTGCAGCCGGATCTTGTGAAAAACGGAGCCATTGAAATCCGCGCGTTTCTCGTAAGGGTAGAAAAGGTAGGAAATAAAATTTTTACAGTGTGGTCTAACCTGATTATCAAGAAAAAAGAGAAACGTCCATTGCTGATAAAATTCTTTAAGGTATATTTGATGGCAGCGATATGGATTATCTCACCTGTCGTTTTGGTTTTACACCTGCTTACAACCCCTATATTTTGGTTTAAAAGACAAAAACAAAAAAGATATTTACAAGGAATTAATTTAAAATAG
- a CDS encoding ABC transporter permease, with protein sequence MEIKEENIINIHNFLPHREPMLMADYILELTKEKVVTSFEIKEDNIFVHNNELAEAGLIENLAQTCSSILGQSFFENPEADTKVIGFITNIKKIEIFGLPKVNDKIISKASLISQFENICHIFCETFNNDELLIRAEINLFIQEVKS encoded by the coding sequence ATGGAAATAAAGGAAGAGAATATCATCAATATACATAACTTTTTACCGCATCGTGAACCGATGCTGATGGCAGACTATATCCTGGAACTGACCAAAGAAAAAGTAGTGACTTCCTTTGAAATAAAAGAAGATAATATCTTTGTTCACAACAATGAACTGGCAGAAGCCGGACTGATTGAAAACCTGGCACAAACCTGTTCATCTATCCTTGGGCAAAGCTTCTTCGAGAATCCTGAAGCAGATACAAAAGTAATCGGGTTCATTACCAACATCAAGAAGATTGAGATATTTGGACTTCCAAAAGTGAATGATAAAATCATCTCCAAAGCCTCTCTTATTTCACAGTTTGAGAATATTTGCCACATTTTCTGTGAAACTTTTAATAATGATGAATTATTAATCAGAGCGGAAATCAACCTGTTTATTCAGGAAGTAAAATCCTAA
- a CDS encoding BtrH N-terminal domain-containing protein produces MKLNFEHHQTAHCENGVASNLLLNKGLKLSEPMIFGIGSGLFFVYLPFLKVNFAPGFSYRPMPGAIFSKAAKRLGIKIKREKFSNPKDAQKALERNLEQNIPTGLQVGVFNLTYFPEEYKFHFNAHNLVVYGKEDGKFLISDPVMDYTTSLSEAELEKVRYAKGALPPKGHMYYPVYVPENVNLEEAIKKGIKDTCKNMLAPVPLIGVKAMRWVAKSIPKWAEKKGTKVTNHYLGQLIRMQEEIGTGGGGFRFIYGAFLQEAAVILKNDELKELSKEITSIGDLWRDFAVDIARVYKNRNSKSNIYNELSKTMLHIADLEEAFYKKLRKAI; encoded by the coding sequence ATGAAATTAAACTTTGAACACCATCAGACTGCGCATTGCGAAAACGGTGTTGCTTCTAATCTACTGCTTAATAAAGGCCTGAAACTGAGCGAACCTATGATCTTCGGGATCGGTTCAGGATTGTTTTTTGTCTATCTTCCTTTTTTAAAGGTGAATTTTGCTCCGGGCTTCAGCTATCGTCCGATGCCGGGCGCTATTTTCAGTAAAGCAGCCAAAAGACTAGGAATTAAAATCAAAAGAGAAAAATTCTCCAATCCTAAAGATGCTCAAAAAGCTCTTGAAAGAAATCTGGAACAAAATATTCCGACCGGACTTCAGGTGGGAGTTTTCAACCTTACTTATTTTCCTGAAGAATATAAATTCCACTTCAATGCCCACAACCTTGTGGTGTATGGAAAAGAAGACGGAAAATTCCTGATCAGTGATCCGGTAATGGATTATACAACCTCCCTTTCCGAAGCTGAACTGGAAAAAGTAAGATATGCAAAAGGAGCACTTCCTCCGAAAGGACATATGTACTACCCTGTTTATGTTCCGGAAAATGTAAATCTTGAAGAAGCCATCAAAAAAGGAATTAAAGACACCTGTAAAAATATGCTGGCACCCGTACCTCTTATTGGAGTAAAAGCCATGAGATGGGTAGCCAAAAGTATCCCGAAATGGGCAGAAAAGAAAGGCACAAAAGTAACTAACCATTATTTGGGGCAGTTGATCAGAATGCAGGAAGAAATTGGAACCGGAGGCGGAGGCTTCAGATTTATCTATGGTGCATTTCTGCAGGAAGCAGCCGTTATTCTTAAAAATGATGAGCTGAAGGAATTATCAAAAGAAATTACTTCTATTGGTGATCTTTGGAGAGACTTTGCAGTGGATATTGCCCGTGTTTACAAAAACAGAAACTCAAAAAGCAATATCTATAACGAACTTTCTAAAACGATGCTGCACATTGCAGATCTGGAAGAAGCTTTCTATAAAAAACTGAGAAAAGCGATCTGA
- a CDS encoding ABC transporter ATP-binding protein — protein sequence MAENMIEIKNLYKKYKNSDEFSVNDISLSISKNEIYGILGPNGAGKTTLISMLSGLIKPTSGQFTINGLSPQKDGFKIRQIIGIVPQEYALYPTLTAKENLMFFGSLYGLKHNQLKKAIDDSLEIMGLSKFANKQVGQFSGGMKRRCNLIAGTLHNPKVLFLDEPTVGVDVQSKKAIIDYLLDLNKQGTCIIYTSHHLSEAEEFCTKIAIIDHGKIHAVGTPEELVSQIANAENLEDVFISLTGKELRDVVV from the coding sequence ATGGCAGAAAATATGATTGAGATCAAAAACTTATACAAGAAATACAAAAATTCTGATGAGTTTTCTGTAAATGATATTTCTTTGAGCATCAGCAAAAATGAAATCTATGGAATTCTCGGGCCCAACGGAGCCGGAAAAACAACACTGATTTCTATGCTTTCAGGACTCATAAAACCTACGTCAGGACAATTTACCATCAATGGATTATCACCACAGAAAGACGGCTTTAAAATCAGACAGATTATCGGAATTGTTCCTCAGGAATATGCTTTATACCCAACCCTTACTGCTAAAGAAAACCTGATGTTTTTTGGAAGTCTGTATGGTTTAAAACACAACCAGCTCAAAAAAGCAATTGATGATTCTCTGGAAATCATGGGACTTTCAAAATTTGCAAACAAACAGGTAGGGCAGTTTTCAGGAGGAATGAAGCGCCGCTGCAACCTCATCGCCGGCACTCTTCATAATCCTAAAGTTTTATTCCTTGACGAACCAACAGTAGGTGTGGATGTTCAGTCTAAAAAAGCAATTATTGACTATCTTTTAGATTTAAACAAACAGGGAACCTGCATTATTTATACTTCCCATCACCTTTCGGAAGCGGAAGAATTCTGTACAAAAATTGCCATTATAGACCATGGAAAAATTCACGCTGTGGGAACGCCTGAAGAGCTTGTTTCACAGATTGCCAATGCTGAAAATCTTGAAGACGTTTTCATTTCATTAACCGGAAAAGAATTAAGAGATGTTGTTGTATAA